In one Balaenoptera musculus isolate JJ_BM4_2016_0621 chromosome 20, mBalMus1.pri.v3, whole genome shotgun sequence genomic region, the following are encoded:
- the LIMD2 gene encoding LIM domain-containing protein 2 isoform X2 → MFQAAGATQATPSHEAKGGSGSSAVQRSKSFSLRAQVKETCSACQKTVYPMERLVADKLIFHNSCFCCKHCHTKLSLGSYAALHGEFYCKPHFQQLFKSKGNYDEGFGRKQHKELWAHKEVDPGTKTA, encoded by the exons ATGTTCCAGGCTGCAGGAGCCACCCAGGCCACCCCCTCCCAC GAAGCCAaaggtggcagtggcagcagcgcGGTTCAGCGCTCCAAG TCCTTCAGCCTTCGCGCCCAGGTGAAGGAGACCTGCTCTGCCTGCCAGAAGACCGTGTACCCCATGGAGCGGCTGGTGGCCGACAAGCTCATTTTCCACAACTCTTGCTTCTGCTGCAAGCACTGCCACACCAAGCTCAG CCTGGGCAGCTACGCGGCGCTGCACGGGGAATTTTACTGCAAACCCCACTTTCAGCAGCTGTTTAAGAGCAAAGGCAACTACGACGAAGGCTTCGGCCGGAAGCAGCACAAGGAGCTCTGGGCCCACAAGGAGGTGGACCCCGGCACCAAGACAGCCTGA